One window of Nostoc sp. C052 genomic DNA carries:
- a CDS encoding glycosyl transferase produces MERPILYIAITNHGFGHATRTASVAATIQKLCPEVLLILASTAPRWLLECYIEGDFIYRPRAFDLGVVQADSLTMDKVATLEKLLDIKKHQNSLIASEVNFIRQNRVNLILADIPFLAPGFAKVANIPCWMMSNFGWDLIYRDWGGEFTAVADWISDWYSKCDRLFRLPFHEPMPAFNNITDVGLTGGSPRYPVDDLRSLWGITAPVEKTILLTFGGLGLQQIPYDNLQRFPDWQFIVFDQSAPDLPNLVKIDDRKYRPVDFMPLCTRVVSKPGYSTFSEATILGLPIVTIPREDFAEATFIVEGITNYNQHQIITPSEFFQGTWNFLHELPQPPRQSQPIAKDGNEAIAKAVINYLQTK; encoded by the coding sequence ATGGAACGCCCAATCTTATACATAGCCATAACTAACCACGGCTTTGGTCATGCTACCCGCACGGCTTCTGTAGCTGCAACCATTCAAAAATTATGTCCAGAGGTTCTGCTAATTCTGGCGAGTACTGCCCCGCGCTGGTTGTTAGAGTGCTATATAGAAGGCGATTTTATCTATCGTCCCCGTGCATTTGATTTGGGTGTGGTGCAAGCGGATAGTTTGACAATGGATAAAGTAGCGACTTTAGAAAAGTTGCTCGATATTAAGAAGCATCAAAATTCGCTGATTGCCTCAGAAGTCAATTTTATCCGCCAAAATCGCGTTAATCTCATTTTGGCAGATATTCCCTTCCTCGCTCCTGGGTTTGCCAAAGTTGCAAATATTCCCTGCTGGATGATGAGTAACTTCGGCTGGGACTTGATCTACCGTGATTGGGGAGGGGAATTTACCGCAGTTGCAGATTGGATTAGTGATTGGTATTCAAAGTGCGATCGCTTATTTCGTCTCCCTTTTCACGAACCAATGCCAGCTTTTAACAATATCACAGATGTCGGCTTAACAGGCGGTTCCCCCCGTTACCCTGTTGATGATTTACGTTCTCTTTGGGGGATAACTGCACCAGTCGAAAAAACTATTTTGTTGACCTTTGGCGGTTTGGGTTTACAGCAAATCCCTTATGATAACCTACAGCGATTTCCAGATTGGCAATTTATAGTATTCGATCAATCTGCCCCTGATTTACCTAATTTAGTGAAAATTGATGACCGCAAATACCGCCCTGTAGATTTTATGCCTCTTTGTACGCGAGTTGTCTCTAAACCTGGGTACAGTACTTTTTCTGAAGCCACAATACTAGGATTACCAATTGTCACCATACCGCGCGAAGACTTTGCCGAAGCAACTTTTATCGTAGAAGGTATAACTAATTACAACCAGCATCAAATCATCACCCCATCTGAGTTTTTTCAAGGGACTTGGAATTTTCTCCATGAGTTACCCCAGCCTCCAAGGCAATCTCAACCAATTGCAAAGGATGGTAATGAAGCGATCGCTAAAGCTGTTATCAATTATTTACAGACAAAATAA